The Montipora capricornis isolate CH-2021 chromosome 3, ASM3666992v2, whole genome shotgun sequence genome includes the window GCAATCTAATGCCGACTGCTTTTTTTACCGCAATTGCAATACAAACCTCTTTGGATTTACGAGTTGTTTTCAGAAAAGGGTGATTTTAACTGATTAGGTTTACCACGGAATAAGTCAGAATGACACCTCATATTGACTTTCACTTAAGTTGCTGTTTATTGCAATCAACTCCTACTTCGACCAAATCTCTTGAATTTTAGTTTTCGCAATTCAATTATATACAGTTGTCATACATTCTATTGACTTTTGTTGTCTGTGTTTTTGAAAACGATTGCTAATCGTTTAATGAGATATCGACATTCATTTAATTTGCTGTATTCTTGAAAAGCTGGTTTAGGAGCAGGGTTAGCGTTGTGGTGAGAGTACTTGCCTTCCACTTGTGTGGCCGGGATCGATCTCCGGATTCGACACCGTacgtggattgagtttgttggttctgtgcTCTGCTCCGAgtggtttttccccgggtactcctgttttcctctctcctcaaaaagcaacatttcatttgatttgtagtctccccagtAGActactttcgatatattaaaattcaacttgGCAGCGAGGCcaagaggacacaaacaaaggaaactaaatgaacatgtttattcatttcttttgttgtatcctctaagcctcactatcaagcggaattttaatatatcgaaaatggtctatcactagagcactcgtgctcggctaaataactTTGAGACTTAAAGTGATTATTATAATTCAGTTGTAAGACTAATTTAACTCAATAGCACACGTACGCGTAGCTATGATTTCTTGCTCAACTGCTTCCAATAATAAATTGCGATGTATATACTGCAGGTCAACAGATGGCTGGAAAATAATTTGTACGAATCATCAAATGTACCGAGGGTACCATCACTGGAGAAGTTAAGACAAATGAATAAATCTACGGTAAGTGCGAGAACGTGTTACCTTTACTGACACTGGAGTTGAACATGCTATGTTGAAAGGAAAAGTTGCTTTATTTCCCTGTCTTTGACTTAAGCGGTGATTTGTGGAATAGACAACGAGAGGCGTGTGGCGGTTTCCGGGATATGTGAATTCCAGAGAAGTTATTAAGTATTATCATAAAAATAACCATTATGATAATGATTTtttaaactcattaataattcatgagcctaacagcctatcaaaacacctataaaacgtcacgtgtatgagctttatatcctgataaaacactcctcgttagtattcgtTATACagagaatactaataaggcatagcttgtttttcttgtatgctaatattcacgtcacaatttgaaccattgttttgagtgcagagggacacgctctttgtggaatgtctttgaagccgttcaaaaaactcacagcacgtgttttatcgggtctaaaaacactgctgctcgtttcgtaaacattacataattatgatgatgatgatgatgatgatgatgattatgattatgattatgatgatgatgattattattattttgagaCGAGAACGACATTGGGTCATTCACCATATTCACTTACTTGTCGAAGTATTCACCATTCCATTGCTGAATCATTTTACAAGGTTCTGTAAAGGTTTTGTTTGCTGGAAAGGCACAAAGACATACAGTAGGAAGAAGATATTTAATTTCTAAACGGATaagtttttatttaatttgGCCCTTTCACTGTCTCTTTATCTCCACAGCCAATGGACAAGCTAGAAATAAACCGTCGTATTTTAAAGGTATTTATTCCGCATATCAACAAGTTCGTGAAACAGTTTGAAGAATTATCAGTCACCAGAGATGTCACATATCGGCTGCAAGAAATTAAATGGACGACTGAAAGTATTATCTCTTTCGTGGAAGTGATTCAAGGTGCattacaaaaggtaagtttGAATACCTAGTTTACCGGTGGTCATCTCACTTTCAAAGAAACCCCGAGAGTTTTCGCAGAAAGTGCCTTTTTGCACCTTCCCATGCGTAAGCTTCTTTGAACAGCACAATTAATGCTGCTAACGATGAATCTTCAGAGGTTGGATAACAATCCCACCAGGAATTAAATCTTCATATGAAAACAACAAGCTATTAGTAGATCGACTTTTTGAGTGTCGAAATTATTTATTCGAGTTAAGCCTGTTGAATGAAGAAACCTTCTAAGAATACCCCGTATTTTACGCCACGCCTTGAGGTAGCCATGCCGGCATTATAGCCATTATCCGAGCCTCCCACCTTACCATCGCATGTAGGTTGCATTCCACATGATCTTAACCTGAGTcggggtttttctccgggtaatcgAGGTTTCCTCCCTTATCAAAATAGACTCCTGATCAATTACTAACATCTGGTTACCGAGGATCACCAGTTCAGCAGTTTAAACTGTCAACTGCGTCCATCCTCAAACAAAGTTTTTCAAGTGCCGAATCCTGATTATTTTTATAGCTCTCTTTGCCGGTAACTGCAAGTTCGTATTGGCTTTCAAAAAAACCTCTCTATTACCGAAATCTTTcaggattttgaaagtgtagtCTTCTGTATAAAGAGGTTTTGCCCCCTCTGGCGTTAGCATTAGATAGAAAAAAGACTAACGTTAATTTCGAAGTTAGTTATTTCTGGGCGTTTCTTTCATGGCAAGATGAAAGTTCCTTATTAGATTTCGAAACGATTTGCGTGCACATCATATATTGGTGATTGCATTGAAAGAGGACTACGGAGAGTGCTTTCCATTCGTGTCTCTCTAACGTCACGGTCTCCTTCCTTTGCAGCAGTCAAATCATACAAGTACAGCGGTCGCCCGTCCAATGGGAATCCCTTCAGTAAGCGCTACCACCAGCTCCACGAGCTCCGTAACAGCGAAACAAGCAAGCTCATCAGGAACGACTTTGACACTCCGAAGCATTGCTTTACGAGCCTCCTCTTTATTGGACGATTTCATCAGCCTCCTCCTTAAAATGAGGATAGATTTCATGATACTTTCTAAGACCTTGTGTTTATAGCTAATGAAGCGATAAACTGGAATACTCGTTGACTTGTACTGTCCCTCACTTGAATGCTGGAAACTCAATAAATATAGCTTAAACTATAAATGACTACAGTCTCTGCGCTGTCCACCTCCACTCCTCTCTTCCTCTTGGTATTGCCAAAAaccctccactccccccacccactcggtagttatatcgctctcccttgttcgcgctcgcttttaaaaacaaagatggcgaaagtttgtgctcgatcccgacgatcaaacggaaaaataggggactgtgaacagtctactCTCTTCCAGCTTCGACTAGCAAATGTTTAGGTTTACCAATCTTCCAAGTCAAAAGATCGACTTTCCTTCTTGTTTAAGCAAAAAGGCACGACAGTCATATAGGCGTTAATGTGAACGCTTGAGACTGGCCACCGTTGCAA containing:
- the LOC138040643 gene encoding uncharacterized protein, whose amino-acid sequence is MKVLVTICILATFSMVRTATRCQLDTTTRSLLNNMNPMMRKLGVKLLETKATIVNRWLENNLYESSNVPRVPSLEKLRQMNKSTPMDKLEINRRILKVFIPHINKFVKQFEELSVTRDVTYRLQEIKWTTESIISFVEVIQGALQKQSNHTSTAVARPMGIPSVSATTSSTSSVTAKQASSSGTTLTLRSIALRASSLLDDFISLLLKMRIDFMILSKTLCL